The Megalobrama amblycephala isolate DHTTF-2021 linkage group LG13, ASM1881202v1, whole genome shotgun sequence genome contains a region encoding:
- the LOC125243497 gene encoding NACHT, LRR and PYD domains-containing protein 3-like isoform X2: MASVKDLLDKSLNELVQAELRKFQWHLVNDHECISKSEMENADRLDTLDKMVARFGPEEAVKITVKILRKMNHNNQAEQLENKHKQAQAEGSIEDPALAGVSSKPLEGSAAEDSKAALHKISLRLKDKLKQECERILVGNSQRGRQKYLNDIYIDLYVVENETGGMVSEHEVRQIEFKLFDAKDTPIQCNNIFKVHNGRQNKKVLTMGIAGVGKTVSVNKFILDWAEGKDNQDIALIFPFPFRSLNLIKEEYSLIGLLNKYFFSSPEELPSLPDGDGKIMFIFDGLDECRFSLNFKKNDGFTDVHKETRVSKIVTSLIKKQMVPSALIWITSRPAAASLIPRNYIDQVTEVRGFNDEQKEQYFIKNSSPEVAGNIIRHIRKSRSLYIMCHIPVFCWISLTVLQPLLARKSNDKTPTTLTGMYTNFLLTQQQQMTEKYRDDSEPKANSRSFDEIILKLGKLAFQQLEKGNLIFYKEDLEECGLDVSEGSVFSGLCTQIFQEEKAVSARNVYSFVHLSIQEFLAALYVFLISKDEKAKLLFQSLRKKLRWKLSRKTQFQLHKGAINKALQSENGHLDLFLRFLLGLSLESNQSDLKELVPGLKLKTENMKNTADYIKKKIEMEESVERTINLFHCLSELKDDFVEEIQKNLSSGNLSAQNLSSAQWSGLVFVLLMSEETQEKFELQKYRRSDEAVIRLLPVIKNTKKALLQCCNLTAQCCESLSSVLQSSNSFLRDLDLSNNDLQDSGVKLLSEGLKSPNCQLEIMRFSICNLTAQCCESLSSVLQSSNSFLRDLDLSNNDLQDSGVRLLSDGLKSPNCQLEILRFSICNLTAQCCESLSSVLQSSNSFLRELDLSNNDLQDSGVKLLSDGLKSPNCQLEILRLSGCMVTEEGCGYVSSALSSNPSHLKELDLSYNHPGDSGVKLLTDTLNHQNYRLDKLNVDHGGEFRITAGLHKCPQKCQVGSSYGRLFGAGMVLQPSPAC; the protein is encoded by the exons ATGGCATCTGTGAAAGATCTGCTTGATAAATCACTGAATGAACTGGTACAAGCTGAACTGAGGAAGTTTCAGTGGCATTTAGTGAATGATCATGAGTGTATATCAAAGTCTGAAATGGAGAATGCAGATAGGTTAGACACACTGGATAAGATGGTAGCACGTTTTGGACCAGAAGAAGCTGTGAAGATCACCGTGAAGATCCTGAGGAAGATGAACCACAATAATCAGGCTGAGCAGCTagagaacaaacacaaacaag ctCAGGCTGAGGGCAGTATTGAGGATCCTGCACTTGCGGGAGTCAGTTCAAAACCGCTGGAGG GCTCAGCTGCAGAGGACAGTAAAGCTGCTCTTCATAAGATCAGCCTCAGATTGAAGGACAAATTAAAACAGGAGTGTGAACGAATATTGGTTGGTAATTCTCAGAGGGGTCGTCAGAAATACCTGAACGATATTTACATTGATCTATATGTGGTGGAGAATGAGACTGGAGGAATGGTGAGTGAACACGAGGTGAGACAGATCGAATTCAAACTATTTGATGCCAAGGACACACCAATCCAGtgcaataacatttttaaagtccATAACGGTcgacaaaacaaaaaagtgttGACGATGGGCATCGCAGGGGTAGGAAAAACAGTCTCTGTCAATAAATTCATCCTTGACTGGGCTGAAGGAAAAGACAATCAGGATATTGCCTTAATTTTCCCTTTTCCATTCCGTAGCCTGAATTTGATTAAAGAAGAGTACAGTCTCATAGGACTTCTTAACAAATACTTCTTTAGTAGTCCTGAAGAACTGCCCTCTCTTCCTGATGGTGACGGTAAAATCATGTTCATCTTCGATGGGCTGGATGAATGTCGCTTCTCTTTGAACTTTAAAAAGAATGACGGATTTACAGATGTTCACAAAGAGACAAGAGTGAGTAAGATAGTTACAAGCCTGATCAAGAAACAAATGGTTCCTTCTGCTCTCATTTGGATCAcatccagaccagcagcagccagTCTGATACCCCGAAACTACATTGATCAGGTGACAGAGGTGCGAGGATTCAACGATGAGCAGAAAGAGCAATACTTCATCAAAAACAGCAGTCCTGAGGTTGCTGGAAACATCATCCGTCATATCAGGAAATCCAGGAGCCTgtacatcatgtgccacatcccCGTCTTCTGTTGGATCTCTCTCACTGTTCTTCAGCCTCTACTGGCTCGAAAGAGCAATGACAAAACACCCACAACTCTCACAGGGATGTACACAAACTTCTTACTTACTCAGCAGCAACAGATGACAGAAAAATACCGTGATGACTCTGAACCTAAAGCCAATTCCAGGTCTTTTGATGAGATTATTCTGAAGCTTGGGAAACTGGCCTTTCAACAGCTGGAGAAAGGAAATCTGATTTTCTACAAAGAAGATCTTGAGGAATGTGGACTAGATGTCAGTGAAGGGTCGGTGTTCTCTGGGTTATGCACTCAGATCTTTCAGGAGGAAAAAGCTGTTTCAGCAAGAAACGTTTACAGCTTTGTTCATCTCAGCATCCAGGAATTCCTCGCTGCTCTCTATGTGTTTTTGATTAGCAAAGATGAGAAAGCAAAGCTACTTTTTCAATCCCTGAGAAAAAAACTGAGATGGAAACTGTCCAGAAAGACACAGTTTCAGCTTCATAAGGGTGCGATCAACAAGGCTTTACAAAGCGAGAACGGACACCTGGACCTTTTCCTCCGGTTCCTCCTGGGTCTCTCTCtggagtccaatcagagtgACCTGAAGGAATTAGTGCCAGGACTGAAACTCAAAACAGAGAATATGAAAAACACTGCTGACTATATCAAAAAGAAAATAGAGATGGAGGAATCTGTGGAGAGGACCATCAATCTCTTCCACTGTCTGAGTGAACTGAAAGATGATTTTGTGGAGGAAATTCAGAAAAACCTGAGCTCAGGAAATCTTTCAGCACAGAATCTCTCCTCTGCTCAGTGGTCTGGTCTGGTGTTTGTGCTCCTGATGTCAGAAGAGACTCAAGAGAAGTTTGAACTGCAGAAATACAGAAGATCTGATGAAGCAGTGATAAGACTCCTGCCAgtgatcaaaaacacaaaaaaagcacT GCTACAGTGCTGTAATCTCACTGCTCAGTGTTGTGAGAGTTTGTCATCAGTTTTACAGTCCTCAAACTCCTTCCTGAGAGAcctggacctgagtaacaatgatcTACAGGATTCGGGAGTAAAGCTTCTTTCTGAGGGGCTAAAAagtccaaactgtcagctggAGATAATGAG aTTTTCCATATGTAATCTCACTGCTCAGTGTTGTGAGAGTTTGTCATCAGTTCTACAATCCTCAAACTCCTTCCTGAGAGAcctggacctgagtaacaatgacctacaggattcaggagtgaggcttctttctgatggactaaaaagtccaaactgtcagctggagatactgag aTTTTCCATATGTAATCTCACTGCTCAGTGTTGTGAGAGTTTGTCATCAGTTCTACAATCATCAAACTCcttcctgagagagctggacctgagtaacaatgacctacaggattcaggagtgaagcttctttctgatgggctgaagagtccaaactgtcagctcgagatactgag attgtctggctgtatggtgacagaggaaggctgtggttatgtatcttcagctctgagttcgaacccctcacacctgaaagagctggatctgagctacaatcacccaggaGATTCTGGAGTCAAGCTACTCACTGATACACTCAACCATCAAAACTACAGACTGGATAAACTCAA TGTGGATCATGGGGGAGAATTCAGGATAACAGCAGGACTACACAAAT gtccacaaaagtgtcaagtgggctcatcttatgGCAGACTGTTCGGAGCCGGGatggttttacaacccagtccagcatgctaa